The Mailhella massiliensis genome segment CGAACATGGTCACGACGGCGATGAGCACGGCGGAGAGCACGGCGGTGGCGATGAGGCCCTTGTACAGAGCACGCATGATCTTGCCGTCGGAACCGAGCTTCACGAAGAAGGTGCCGGCCACCGAGGCCACGATGCACACGCCGCTGATGAGCAGCGGGAACATCATCATCTTGGTCTGCAGAGCGCCTTCGAAGAAGATGGAGGCCAGAAGCATGGTGGCCACCACGGTCACGGCGTAGGTTTCAAAAAGGTCGGCGGCCATGCCGGCGCAGTCGCCCACGTTGTCGCCCACGTTGTCGGCGATAACGGCGGGGTTGCGGGGGTCGTCTTCAGGAATGCCGGCTTCCACCTTGCCCACGAGGTCGGCACCCACGTCGGCGCCCTTGGTGAAGATGCCGCCGCCGAGACGGGCGAAGATGGAGATGAGGGAGGCGCCGAAGGAGAGAGCCACCAGAGCCTGCATGGTCTGTTCGGTGGACACGCCGAAGATGGAGAGAACGGCGTAGTACACGGAAACGCCGAGCAGGCCGAGACCCACCACCAGCATACCGGTGATGGCGCCGGACTGGAAGGAGATGTTCAGCGCGGGAACCATGCCCTTTTCGGCGGCAGCGGCGGTGCGCACGTTGGCGCGCACGGACACGTTCATGCCGATGAAGCCGGCGAGGCCGGACAGCACGGCGCCGAGCACGAAGCCCAGGGCGGTGAGGAAGGACATGGTGAACAGAAGCAGCACGGCCACCACCACGCCCACGATGGCGATGGTGCGGTACTGGCGCTTCAGATAGGCCTGAGCGCCTTCCTGAATGGCGCCGGCGATACGCTGCATATCCTCATTGCCGGTGGAGGCGGCGAGGATGTTTTTGGCCGTCTTGAACGCGTAGTACAGCGCAAAGGCCGCGCACGCGAAGACGATCACCAGAGAAAAGAAAGTCATACATACCCCCGACAGGTAGGCTGAAAGTGGAAAAACCGAACATTGGACGGGCAGGCCCGCCTGCCCGTGACTCCCTGTGATTTAAGGAACGTCAAGAATATATAAATTCCCTGCCGATGACAAGCCTTGCCCGTTGGGAACGGGAAGGCGCGCATGGACTTTTTTTTCGCTTGAAGGTACAGGAAAACAGAGTCTTCCTTCCCTGAAAAAGAGCGGGAAGAGCAGCGTTTTTATCATGTTGCGGGCCGGGCGGCGAATATTGCTCCGCCGTTGGAGCATCCGGGAGCCTTTCCGTCTCGCCCCGTCGCGCATTCCGCCCCGGGATGATTGCCCGGAAGGAAACAACACAAGGAACAGCCATGGAATCAAACGCGTTCGTGATGCATAACGGAATTGCCGTGCCTCATCCGGGCTTCGGCACCTGCAAGATACCGGAAGAGGACGTCTGCGGAACCGTGCTGCGCGCTCTGGAGGTCGGGTATCGTCATTTCGACACCGCCGCGCTGTACGGCAACGAGGTACAGGTGGGGGAAGGCTTGCGCAAAAGCGCTTTTCCGCGCGAGGAACTCTTTGTCGTGAGCAAGGTATGGAACACGGAACGGGGATACGAGCGCACGAAGGCGGCCTTTGAGGCCTCGCTGGAAAGGCTGGGACTTGATTATCTCGATCTGTACCTCATCCACTGGCCCGCCAACAGAAAGCAGTTCGGCGACGAGGCGGAAAACATCAACGCGCAGACGTGGCGCGCGCTGGAAGATCTGTATGCCGAAGGCCGTGTGCGCGCCATAGGGGTGAGCAATTTTCTGCCCCATCATCTGGAGGCCCTTGCCCGGACGGCACGCGTGCTGCCCATGGTGAACCAGATAGAATGTCATCCCGGCTGGCTTCAGTTGCCGGTGGTGGAATACTGCCATGAGCACGGCATCGTGGTGGAGGCCTGGAGTCCCCTCGGGCGCAGGGCCGTGCTCGATCATCCTGTGCTTCGGGAAGTGGCGGAGAAAAGGGGCATGACCACGGCGCAGGTATGCCTTGCCTGGCTGCTCGGCCACGGCGTGCTGCCTCTTCCCAAGAGTGTGGACCCGGTGCGCATGGAGCAGAATTTCCATGCGGAGGCCGTGCTCGACGAAAGGGAGATAAGGGCCGTGGACGCGCTCGCGCCCATGGGCAACTGCGACGACCCGGACTCCGTGGACTTCTGATCCCGTCCGGGAGCGCACAGAGACGGGGCCCGGCAGGATTTTTCTCCGGCGGAAAGGCTGCTCCGGTTCGCGTTCCGGGGCCTTCCGCCGGAAAACATGCAGACTTTTCCCGCCTTCGGGGCGGGACAGGCACGGGCGGCGGGATGGCGCCTTGAAAAGCACCGCCGCCGGGGTGCCATACAGGAGAACGAGATGTCATTGAAAGAGCGCCTCGGCCTAAACGGGGCCCCCCTTTATGTGATGGACGGCAACGCCTTTCTGTTCCGGGGATATTTCGCCAATGCCGGAATGACGCGTTCCGACGGCTTCCCCACGGGCGCGCTGCACATCGTGGGCCGGGTGCTGCTCAAGCTTCTCAGAGAGGAGCGGCCCGAACACTTCGTCTTTGTCATGGACGGGCACGGCAGGCATTTCAGACATGAGATATTTCCGGCCTACAAGGCCAACCGTCCCACGCCGCCGGAGGGGCTTGTCGCGCAGATAGAGCCCCTGCAGGACATGGTGCGCGCGCTGGGCATGAAGGTGGTGGTTTCCGAGGGATGCGAAGCGGACGACTGCATTGCGAGCCTTGCCTCCCGATACGCCGGGGAACGCCCCGTCGTCATCATCGGCATGGACAAGGACCTGCGTCAGTGTCTCGCTCCCGGAGTGGTCATGTGGGACCCCGCCTCCCGCGAGGAAAAGATCATCACTCTGGAATCCTTCCGCAGGGAAACGGGGCTTGAACCTTCCCAGTGGCCGGACGTGCAGGCCCTCATCGGCGATTCTTCCGACAACGTGCCCGGAGTGAAGGGCATAGGCGAGAAGACGGCGGAAAAGCTGTTCCGTGATTTTAAGAATCTGGAAGACGTGCGCGACCGCATGGCCGACGTTCCCCCTTCCGTACGCAGGAAGCTGGAAGGCAACGAAGAGGCCATGTTCCTCTACCGCGATCTGACGCGGCTCCATACGGACTGCTGCGCCCATACGCTGGAAGAGATGGCGGTGCGTCCTCTGGACAGACAGAAGGCGCGCACCTTCCTGCGGGAATTTGAAATGAATTTCCTGCTGCGCGAACTGGGCAGCCTTGTCCGTCAGGGCATCGTCGCTTCCACGGGAGAAGAGGAGCAGGCTCCCGCACCCGGAACCAGAGCGGGACGGCAGCTTTCGCTTTTCGACGTCGCGCCCGCCGTGCCTGCCATGGAAAGCGTGGAGGATGCGTCCGCGCTTCCTTCCTGTGCGGGCAGGGAGGCGGCCGTCACTCCGGCTCCCGCGGTGGGAGGATTCCACGGCGCCGGTCTCTGCGTGGCCGTGCGCACGCCTTCCGGCGTGAAGGAAACGCTCTTTTCCGGCGATCCGCGCGCGCTTGCGGCATGGGCCGGCGAGGCGTCGCTTCTGGTGACGCCGGACATGAAGCGCCTTCTGCACGGACACAGGGCCTTCGGCACCATTGCTCCCGCGCGCTGTTTCGACCTCGGGCTTGCCGCGTACCTGCTGGCTCCGGAAGACAGAGATTACGGATGGCCCAGCCTTTCGGCCCGTCATGCGGAAAGGAGCGGTCTGCCCATGGAGCGGCCCGCCTCCATGGCTCTTTCCCTGTACGACGACATGGTGAAGCGCCTGGAACACGACGGACTTCTGCCCCTGCTCCGGGACATGGAAATGCCCCTTATTCCCGTTCTTGCCTCCATGGAGGATGCGGGCATCACCATCGACAGGCAGGCCCTCAGGCAGTTCCTCGACGAGGTGCAGGAAGAGCTGGACGCGCTGACGCTGCGCATCTACAAGGAGGCGGGGCAGGAATTCAATATCCGCTCCGCCCAGCAGATAGGCGAAATACTTTTTAAAAAGCTGGGGCTTGCCGCAGCCAGGTCCACCAAGGGAGGGCAGGCTTCCACCTCGCAGGCGGTGCTGGAAAAGCTTTCCGGCAAACACCCCGTGGTGGACGCGCTGCTGGAATTCCGCAAGCTGGAGAAAATGCGTTCCACCTATCTGGAGCCGCTCCCCCGCCTTGCAGGGCCTGACAGCCGCATACACACCACCTTCAACCAGACGGCTACGGCCACGGGCAGGCTTTCTTCCAGCAACCCCAACCTCCAGAACATTCCCGTGCGCGGCGATCTGGGGCGGCGTATGCGCACCTGCTTCACCGCAGGGCCGGGCATGAGCCTTGTTTCCGCCGACTATTCGCAGGTGGAACTTCGGGTGCTCGCCCATTATTCCCAGGACCCGACGCTGCTTTCCGCCTTCCGCAATGGGGAGGACATTCATACCCGCACGGCCGCGCTTCTGTATGATGTGGATCCTTCGCAGATAGGGCCGGATGAACGCCGCAGGGCCAAGACCATCAACTTCGGCCTCATTTACGGCATGGGTGCGCGCAAGCTCGGGCAGGATCTGGGTATTCCCCTTTCGGAAGCGCGCATGTTCATCGAGCGCTACTTCGCCCGCTTTGCCCACATCAAGGAATTTTTCGACAGCGTGGAGGAAGAGGCGCGCAAAAACGGTTATGTGACCACCATTTCCGGTCGTCGCCGCCCCCTGCCCGACATGCTCTCCCAGAGCGGGCAGGCCCGGGCCCTCGCCGAGAGGCAGGCCGTGAACACCCTTATTCAGGGGTCCGCCGCCGACCTCATCAAGTTCGCCATGCTGGCGGTGTACCGTGATGAGGAACTCCGGCGCAGAAAGGCGCGCCTGCTGCTTCAGATACACGACGAACTCATTGTGGAAGCGCCGGAAGCGGAGGCGCAGGCCGTGGCCTCGCGCCTTGCCGCGCTCATGACCGACACCTCGGCCTGGGGCATGGAACTTCGCGTCCCCCTTGTGGCCGATGCGGGTGTGGGCCATAACTGGGGCGAGGCGCACTAGACGGCGGAAAGCCGGGAATGCGTCTTCTCTGGAAGGCAGGGGCGGAGAGACAAGGGAGAGCGCGTTCTTTTCCGGGAACCTTCCGGCCGTACTCCGGCGGGATGCCGCCCGGCCGTTTGCCGCCCTCTTCGGCGTGTTTGCCGGAAACGATTCGGATTCATGGGCTTTTGCCCTCAACAGACGAGAACAGTATGGCACTTCTTTCCCTTCAGAACGCCTGCCTCACGCTGGGCAGCAAACAGCTTCTGGATCATACCGAAATTTATGTGGAGCAGGGCGACAGGCTCTGCATCGTGGGCCGCAACGGCGTGGGCAAGTCCTCCCTTCTTTCCGTGCTGGCCGGGCGTCTGCCTCTGGACGCCGGGGAACGGCACGAGGAACCGGGCCTGCGCATCGGCTATGTGCAGCAGGCCGTGCCCGATCACTGGCGCGGTTTCGTATTCGGCGTGACGGCCGACGCGCTGGGCAGGGAAGGGCATCTTCTGGCTGCGGCGCATCTCATCGCTTCCGACAGGCGCGATCTGCTGCCCCCGGACCTTGCCCGTGAGGCGGACATGGTCATGGAGCACGGCGAGGTGTGGGAACGGCACGGCGAGGTGCTCGGCGTCATCAACAGCCTGGGGCTCGACCCGGAGGCGGATTTTTCCACCCTTTCCGGCGGAACGCGCCGCCGCGTCGCCCTTGCCCGGGCGCTCATCGCCTCGGATGTGCTTCTGCTCGACGAACCTACGAACCATCTGGACATCAGCACCATAAGCTGGCTGGAAGAATATCTGGCAAGGCAGGCCCGTACGCTGGTTTTCATCAGCCACGACCGTGCGTTCGTGCGTCGTCTGGCCACGCGCATGGTGGAGCTCGACCGTGCGAAGCTCTACAGCTATGCCTGCAACTTCGATGCCTTTCTGGAGCGCCGGGAAGAACGTCTTCATGCGGAAGACATGCAGAACGCCGTGTTCGACAAGAAGCTCGCACAGGAGGAAGTGTGGATACGGCAGGGCATCAAGGCCCGCCGTACCCGCAACATGGGCCGCGTGCGGGAACTTCTGAAAATGCGCGAGGAGCGCGCCGCGCGCAAGGCGAGAATGGGCACGGCCACGTTCAATGTGCAGGAGGCCGAAAAGTCGGGCAGACTGGTGGCGGAGATGAAGGATGTTTCCTTCACCTGGCCGGACGGTTACAAGGTGTTCGAGGGCGCTTCGCTCATCATTCAGCGCGGCGACAAGATAGGCCTCATCGGCGACAACGGCGCAGGCAAGACCACCTTCCTGCGCGTGCTTCTCGGCGAACTTCCCCCTTCTTCCGGCACGGTCCGCCTCGGCACCGGGCTGGAAATCGCCTATTTCGACCAGTTGCGCGATTCGCTGGACGATGAAAAGAGCGTGATGGACAGCGTGGCCGAAGGCAACGACAGAGTGACCATCAACGGCGAACCGCGCCATGTGGCAAGCTATCTTCAGGATTTTCTCTTTGATTCCAGCAGGCTGAGAACTCCCGTAGGCCTTCTTTCCGGCGGGGAGCGCAACCGCCTTTTGCTGGCGAAGCTCTTTACCCGGCCTTCCAACCTGCTGGTGCTCGACGAACCCACCAACGACCTGGATGCGGAAACGCTGGAACTTCTGGAGGAAATGCTTTCCTCCTACAAGGGAACCGTCATCGTGGTCAGCCACGACCGTGCCTTCCTCGACGAACTTGTGACCGGTACCATCGCCCTTGAAGGCGACGGCAGGGTGCGCGAATATGTGGGCGGCTATACCGACTGGCTGCGCCAGCGCGACAGGCCGGAGGAAAAGAAGCCGGCTTCGTCCTCCAGAGAGACGTGGAAGGAGAACGCCCCCAAAAAGCGCCGCCTTTCCTACAAGGAACAACGCGAGCAGGAGGCGCTGCAGAAGGAGCAGGAGGAACTTCCCGCAAGGCTGGAGGCTCTGGAGCAGGAGCAGAAGAAGCTTGAGGCGGCCCTTGCCGACCCCGACCTTTTCGGCCGCGACCCGGAAGCATTCAATACCATGATCGCCCGTCTGCCCGAGGTGGAGGAGGAGCAGCTTGCCCTTCTGGAGCGCAGCGAGGAAATTGAGGCACGACTCAAGGAACTTGAGCTTTAGCATGGTTCCGGGCCCTCTGGCGGGAGCGCCCGTACCGGATGTCCCTGAGAGAAAAGCGGGGCGGCCGTTTTCCGGCCGCCCCGCTTCGTATGCTCTGCGCATGGGGAAAGGAAATTTTTTCGTCCCTGTCTTCGGGGGAAGGCTCAGATTTTTTCTTCGGCCTTGTGTTCCATCTGATGGCGGGACACCTTCACCATGAGTTCCGTGACGTGGAAGTCGCTGTTGCTGGTGGTCCAGTAATCGGTGACGTAGCGCTCGTAGCAGTCTTCGCCCATGGCGTAGCCGTGGCGTCGCATCCAGCCTATGAAGCGTTTGTAGGTTTCGCCTATGCGTTCCTGCGGGCCTACATGGTAGCAGGATGCCATCATGCAGCCGCCGAAATCCACTCTGCCGCCTCCGCCGCTGGGTTCGAGCACGCGCTGCATGATGCGCACGGTCTGCGCGTTGCCCTCCACCCTGTCCTTCATGCTGGAAAAATGGATATACACCGGTCCGGTGATGGCGTTGTTCGTTTTTTCCACATAGCTCATGAAGTCGAGATTGATGATGGCGGATTTGATGTCGCCGTCGAAGGGCTGTTCCTGAAAAAGAAGCTGCCTGCCCTCCACATATTTGACCGAGACTTCGCTCACGCCTTCGGTGATGACGGTTTCCGCCTCCCGGATGAGATCCTGCCAGTCGCGCACCGATTCCTCGCAGCGCCTGAGTTCTATCTGCGCCTTCTGCAGTTCGTCGAGCTTCTGTTCGAAGGCCGCGCGCAAGGCGCCGTACACGTTGCCCTGACTGCCGGAAATGAAACGCCGCATTTCATCGAGCTTGAACCCCATCTGCTTGTAGTATTTGAGCACGGGCACAAGAAGCAGTTCGTCATGCGTGTACATGCGATAGTTGTTGTAGTCGTGGCGCAGCGAGGAGATGAGCCCTATCTTGTCGTAGAAACGCAGGGCTTTTTTCGACACGTTGCAAAGCTGGCTCAGTTCGCCGATGGAGTATTGTTGCTTGCGCGGCATGAAGAATCCTTCCGGGAAGGGCGATGGCGGGGAAAAACGGCCTTAGCCATATCAATCATAGCTCTTTTCATGTGTTTTTGCCAGAGGCGGCAGCGGCTCTCCGCGGAGGGGCAGACAGGAGAAAAGTCCCTGCTTGACGCTCCGGGCGGGGCGGCTTAGAACCGATGATAATCCCCTGAATATCGTGATATGTCTTTTGGATGGCGCCGCCGTGCGGAGGAGATGAGCATGATGGAACAGCCGTATTTCGCCCCGACGGTGGAAGAGAGTTATTACCGCCTTCTTACGCATATTCCCGGCATGGTGTACCGCTGCCGCGCCGAAAAGGTGGTGGAAAGCGACGGCGGCCAGCACTTTGAATATGTGCTGGAGTTCGTCAGCGAAGGGAGCGAGCGGCTCATCGGCATTGCCGCAGGCGTCATGCTCGGCCAGAACCAGAACGTCATCGAACGCATGACGCATCCCGACGATCTGCAGAGGCAGCGCCAGGAGATATACGACAGGGTGGTGGCCCATGAGCCGTATCAGGTCATGTACAGGCTGCTTCTGCCCGGCAACGTGACCAAATGGGTGTGGGATCAGGGCGAGGGCGTCTACGGGCCGGACGACGGGTTGTGGTATCTGGAAGGCCTCATCATGGATGTGAGCGAGCAGAAGCTCATGGAGCTGAGTCTCCGTGAGGAAAACCGTCAGTTCCGGGCTTCCTCCTCCAATCTGTTCGGGCTCGGCAATCTTGTGGGCCAGAGCGAAAGTATGCGCCGCGTGTACGAGCTTATTCTGAAGGCGGCGGAAACCGATACCAACGTCATCATTTACGGGGAAACCGGTGCGGGAAAGGACGTGGCGGCGCGCGCCATCCATGCCCTTAGCGGCAGAAAGGGCCCCTATGTGCCCGTGAACTGCGGAGCCATTCCCGAAACGCTCATGGAAAGCGAGTTCTTCGGGCACACCAAGGGGGCGTTCACCGGCGCTACCGGCAGCAAGGAGGGGTATATCGCCGCCGCCGACGGGGGAACGCTTTTTCTTGACGAAATAGGGGAACTGCCGCTGCATCTTCAGGTAAAGCTTCTGCGTACGCTGGAAAACAAGATGTACACGCCCGTGGGAAGCCATACGCCGAAGACGTCGAGCTTCCGTCTCGTGGCCGCCACCAATCAGGACCTGCGGAAAATGGTCAGGGAAAAGAAGATGCGCGCAGATTTTTATTATCGCGTGCATGTTCTGGCCATTACCATTCCTCCCCTCAGAGACAGACTCGGTGACCTGCCTCTGCTTACGGCCGCATGGCAGGAGAGGCGCGGACTTCAGATGGATATTCCGCTCAATGTGCGTCTTGCCATGGAGCGTTATCCCTGGCCGGGCAATATTCGAGAGCTTTACAACTTCCTCGACCGTTACGCGGCCTTCGGCGACGCGGCGCTGGATTCTCTGGGCGATGCCGCCCGGTCTTCGCTCTCCCTTCTGCCGCCGGAGCTGGAAGAAGGGGTGACGCTGGAGGAAGCCACCCTTCAACTGGAGGAAAAGCTCATCCGCAAGACGCTGGAAGCCTGCCGCTGGCACAGGGGAGAGGCCGCCAAACGTCTGGGCCTCAACGTGCGTACCCTGCAGAGGAAAATGAAGCGCCTGGGGCTCGGCGGCAGGGGCGGCAGGGACGGGGCGGACATGTAGTCCCTGTCTGTACTGTCCGGCATACCGCGGAAACTTGCGGAGCCCGGTGGAATTCCCGTTGCGGGGGAAGGCCGGGCCGTGAGTCTTTCAGTGTTTTACTGCGTCGGAGAAGACGTTGATGACCACCACGCCCGCGATGATGAGTCCGAGCCCGATGTAGGCGGGCAGATCCAGATGCTGCCGGAAGTAGAAAACGCCCACGGCGGAGATGAGTACGATGCCGAGCGCGCACCAGATGGCGTAGGCAATGCCTACGGGCATGGTTTTGAGCACATGGGAAAAGGTGTAGAAGGAAACGATATAGCCTGCGATGCAGCACAGAGTGGGCACAAGCCTTGTGAACTGTTTTGAGGCATTCAGGCTGGAAGTGGCGAAGGTTTCGGCCAGAATGGCCAGCAGAAGAAGGCCGTAGGTGGTGAGTGCGCCGCGCATAAGCTCTCCCGGAAGAAGGGTGAATAAGGCAGGGCGGGCATGAACCCGAAGCGGGATGAAGCAACAGCCCGGAACGGGCGGGCGAGGCTTCTCCAGGAAAAAAAGGGCCGTCTTTGGGAGAAAAGACGGCCCCGAGAGAGAGGGAATGCCCGTTAGAGCGCTTCCCTGTAGGCCTCGGCGGAGTGCAGGGCCTCCACGGCGGCCATGTCTTCGGGCTTCACTTTGATGAGCCAGCCCTTTTCATAACAGGATGCGTTGAGCAGGGTGGGGGTGTCGCCGAGTTCTTCGTTTACGGCAACGACTTCACCGGCCACGGGCATGAAGAGCTTGTTCACGGACTTGATGGATTCCACTTCGCCGAATTCGTCGCCCGCGCCGAAGCTGTCGCCTTAGGAAGGAAGGTTGACATACACCACTTCGCCGAGCTGATCCTGAGCGTAGTCGCTCACGCCCACGACGATTTCATCGCCGTCTACGCGGACCCAGATGTGTTCGTCGGTGTACTTGAGGTTCGCGGGCAGGTTGAGTTCCGCAATGTTCCTGGCCATGGGGGATTCCTTGGAAAAGAGGTTATTCCGCAATGCCTGCGGCGGCTTCCATCACGCCTTCGGCCAGCGTGGGATGGGCATGGATGGTGCGGGCGATGTCGGAAACCTTCGCTCCCATCTCAAGGGCGAGGGCGCATTCGGCAATGAGGTCCGTGGCATGGGCGCCGGCAAAGTGCGCGCCGAGGAGTCTGCCGCTTTCCTTGTCCGCCACCAGCTTGAACACGCCGGGCAGTTCGCCCATGGCCTGCGCCTTGCCCAGTTCCCGGAACTGGAATTCCGAGGTGACGACGTCGAAGCCCTTGGCCTTGGCCTGCGCTTCGGTAAGGCCCACGTCGCCGATTTCCGGCGAGCTGAAGATGCCGGAGGGGACCACGTCGTAATTGGGCTTTTCGCTCGCGCCGAAGATGTTGGCCACGGCCACATGCGCTTCGGCAGAGGCCATGTGCGCCAGCATGATGCGCGCGGGGCCGAGAATGTCGCCGATGGCGTAGATGCCGGGCACGGAGGTTTCGAGCTGGTCGTTCACGGTGATGTAGCCGCGCTTGTCGGTGGCGACTCCCGCTTCGGCAAGGCCGAGGCCGTCGGTCACGGGCACGCGGCCGATGGTCATGAAGATGCAGTCGGCCTCAAGGGTGACGGGCTTTTTGGCGGAGGCGGGCACAAGCTCGGGAGCGAGGAAGGGAGAGGGGCCGAGGTCGGCAAAGACCCTGCCGTCTTCCACCTTCGTGGCGTTCACGGTACGGGCGAGTTCCACCTTGATGCCCTTCTTCTTGGCTTCGCGCAGGAGGAGCCTGCTCATTTCCTCGTCCACGGAAGGCACGGGCAGAAGGCGGTTCTGCCCTTCCACGATGGTCACTTCGCTGCCGAAGGCGCGGAAGATGAAGGCCAGTTCCGTGCCGACCACGCCGCCGCCCACGATGATGAGGCGCGCGGGCACATGGTCGAGTTCCAGAGCTTCATTGCTGGAAAGAATATATTTGCCGTCCACGGGCAGGGAGGGGAGATTCAGCACGTTGGAGCCGGTGGCGATGATGACCCTGTCGCCTTCGATGTCCTGAACCGTGCCGTCGGCAAGGGTGGCCTGCACGAGGTTTGCGCTCACCACGCGGCCGCGGCCCATGACCACGTTGACCTTCAGCTTCCGGCAGGTCTTTTCGAGGCCCCCGCGCAGGGTTTCGGAAACCTTGCGCTTTCTGGCGATGACGGAGGGCATGTCCACGGAAGGGGCGCCTTCGCAGGAAATGCCGAATTCTCCGGCGCGGCGGATGGTTTCCAGCGCTTCTGCCGAGGATTTCAGGGTTTTGGTGGGAATGCAGCCGCAGTTGAGACAGGTGCCGCCGAGCCAGGTGGATTCCACGAGGGTGACGTCCGCGCCGCGTTTTGCGGCATCGAAGGCGGCCGTATAGCCGCCGGGGCCTGCACCGATGACGGTGATGCGCATGGGGAACCTTTCCTTGTTTTTCTGCCGCGTCCCGGGAGCGCCGCGGAGAAGCGGCCTTTCACGGGATGCGGGCAGGGGAAAAATCAGTCGTCGTCGCAGACGGGATTGAGCTTGTATTCCATTTCTATGCCGTCATGGAGGGAACCGGTGACGAGGCAGCCGTTCTTCATGACGCGGGCCACGCGGTCGAAGGTGTCGAGGTCCTCTTCATCGATGCCCACGTTGGCGGTGATGGTGATCTTCAGAACGCGGCTCTGGCCCTTTTCGTTGGCGTCCACATCCATGAGGGCGGTGAGGTCGAGACTGTTGTATTTGAGGCCTCTGGCTTCCATGGCGGCGTTGAGGGCCGCGGCGTAGCAGTACAGAGCCGCGGAACCGAGAAGCTGCTTGGCCGTGCCGCCGCGCTGATCGGCGGGCACGTTGGTGTTGTCGATGACGATGTTGCCGAGGGCTGCGCCACCGGTTTCAATGGTGTGGACATCCCCGTTTCTGTGATAGGCGACGGTAAGCTGCATGGCTTTTTCCTTGCTGGCGGGCGGAAGAGGTAGGAAAGCGCCCGGAGTACGCGGCGCGTGCTCCGGGCGCCGGAGAGAGAAGAGAAGGCTCTTTTAGGCGCAGTCGTGCTTGTCCCAGGGTTCGCGGTTGTCGCGCTGGATCACGGATTCCATGCGGGCGATGGCTTCCTTGAGCTTCTTGATTTCGTCGAGCTTCAGGTTGGGGTTCTTCATCACCTGGTAGATGAT includes the following:
- a CDS encoding MerR family transcriptional regulator, coding for MPRKQQYSIGELSQLCNVSKKALRFYDKIGLISSLRHDYNNYRMYTHDELLLVPVLKYYKQMGFKLDEMRRFISGSQGNVYGALRAAFEQKLDELQKAQIELRRCEESVRDWQDLIREAETVITEGVSEVSVKYVEGRQLLFQEQPFDGDIKSAIINLDFMSYVEKTNNAITGPVYIHFSSMKDRVEGNAQTVRIMQRVLEPSGGGGRVDFGGCMMASCYHVGPQERIGETYKRFIGWMRRHGYAMGEDCYERYVTDYWTTSNSDFHVTELMVKVSRHQMEHKAEEKI
- a CDS encoding aldo/keto reductase → MESNAFVMHNGIAVPHPGFGTCKIPEEDVCGTVLRALEVGYRHFDTAALYGNEVQVGEGLRKSAFPREELFVVSKVWNTERGYERTKAAFEASLERLGLDYLDLYLIHWPANRKQFGDEAENINAQTWRALEDLYAEGRVRAIGVSNFLPHHLEALARTARVLPMVNQIECHPGWLQLPVVEYCHEHGIVVEAWSPLGRRAVLDHPVLREVAEKRGMTTAQVCLAWLLGHGVLPLPKSVDPVRMEQNFHAEAVLDEREIRAVDALAPMGNCDDPDSVDF
- the polA gene encoding DNA polymerase I; the protein is MSLKERLGLNGAPLYVMDGNAFLFRGYFANAGMTRSDGFPTGALHIVGRVLLKLLREERPEHFVFVMDGHGRHFRHEIFPAYKANRPTPPEGLVAQIEPLQDMVRALGMKVVVSEGCEADDCIASLASRYAGERPVVIIGMDKDLRQCLAPGVVMWDPASREEKIITLESFRRETGLEPSQWPDVQALIGDSSDNVPGVKGIGEKTAEKLFRDFKNLEDVRDRMADVPPSVRRKLEGNEEAMFLYRDLTRLHTDCCAHTLEEMAVRPLDRQKARTFLREFEMNFLLRELGSLVRQGIVASTGEEEQAPAPGTRAGRQLSLFDVAPAVPAMESVEDASALPSCAGREAAVTPAPAVGGFHGAGLCVAVRTPSGVKETLFSGDPRALAAWAGEASLLVTPDMKRLLHGHRAFGTIAPARCFDLGLAAYLLAPEDRDYGWPSLSARHAERSGLPMERPASMALSLYDDMVKRLEHDGLLPLLRDMEMPLIPVLASMEDAGITIDRQALRQFLDEVQEELDALTLRIYKEAGQEFNIRSAQQIGEILFKKLGLAAARSTKGGQASTSQAVLEKLSGKHPVVDALLEFRKLEKMRSTYLEPLPRLAGPDSRIHTTFNQTATATGRLSSSNPNLQNIPVRGDLGRRMRTCFTAGPGMSLVSADYSQVELRVLAHYSQDPTLLSAFRNGEDIHTRTAALLYDVDPSQIGPDERRRAKTINFGLIYGMGARKLGQDLGIPLSEARMFIERYFARFAHIKEFFDSVEEEARKNGYVTTISGRRRPLPDMLSQSGQARALAERQAVNTLIQGSAADLIKFAMLAVYRDEELRRRKARLLLQIHDELIVEAPEAEAQAVASRLAALMTDTSAWGMELRVPLVADAGVGHNWGEAH
- a CDS encoding DMT family transporter; its protein translation is MRGALTTYGLLLLAILAETFATSSLNASKQFTRLVPTLCCIAGYIVSFYTFSHVLKTMPVGIAYAIWCALGIVLISAVGVFYFRQHLDLPAYIGLGLIIAGVVVINVFSDAVKH
- a CDS encoding ATP-binding cassette domain-containing protein, whose product is MALLSLQNACLTLGSKQLLDHTEIYVEQGDRLCIVGRNGVGKSSLLSVLAGRLPLDAGERHEEPGLRIGYVQQAVPDHWRGFVFGVTADALGREGHLLAAAHLIASDRRDLLPPDLAREADMVMEHGEVWERHGEVLGVINSLGLDPEADFSTLSGGTRRRVALARALIASDVLLLDEPTNHLDISTISWLEEYLARQARTLVFISHDRAFVRRLATRMVELDRAKLYSYACNFDAFLERREERLHAEDMQNAVFDKKLAQEEVWIRQGIKARRTRNMGRVRELLKMREERAARKARMGTATFNVQEAEKSGRLVAEMKDVSFTWPDGYKVFEGASLIIQRGDKIGLIGDNGAGKTTFLRVLLGELPPSSGTVRLGTGLEIAYFDQLRDSLDDEKSVMDSVAEGNDRVTINGEPRHVASYLQDFLFDSSRLRTPVGLLSGGERNRLLLAKLFTRPSNLLVLDEPTNDLDAETLELLEEMLSSYKGTVIVVSHDRAFLDELVTGTIALEGDGRVREYVGGYTDWLRQRDRPEEKKPASSSRETWKENAPKKRRLSYKEQREQEALQKEQEELPARLEALEQEQKKLEAALADPDLFGRDPEAFNTMIARLPEVEEEQLALLERSEEIEARLKELEL
- a CDS encoding sigma-54 interaction domain-containing protein yields the protein MMEQPYFAPTVEESYYRLLTHIPGMVYRCRAEKVVESDGGQHFEYVLEFVSEGSERLIGIAAGVMLGQNQNVIERMTHPDDLQRQRQEIYDRVVAHEPYQVMYRLLLPGNVTKWVWDQGEGVYGPDDGLWYLEGLIMDVSEQKLMELSLREENRQFRASSSNLFGLGNLVGQSESMRRVYELILKAAETDTNVIIYGETGAGKDVAARAIHALSGRKGPYVPVNCGAIPETLMESEFFGHTKGAFTGATGSKEGYIAAADGGTLFLDEIGELPLHLQVKLLRTLENKMYTPVGSHTPKTSSFRLVAATNQDLRKMVREKKMRADFYYRVHVLAITIPPLRDRLGDLPLLTAAWQERRGLQMDIPLNVRLAMERYPWPGNIRELYNFLDRYAAFGDAALDSLGDAARSSLSLLPPELEEGVTLEEATLQLEEKLIRKTLEACRWHRGEAAKRLGLNVRTLQRKMKRLGLGGRGGRDGADM